A portion of the Blattabacterium clevelandi genome contains these proteins:
- the thrS gene encoding threonine--tRNA ligase has product MDHIKIGKKLKFFIFSDRVGSGLPLWLPRGTILRKNLENFLTDIQKKSGYEMIITPHIGHKKLYVISGHWNKYGKDSFKPIQTPHSEEEFLLKPMNCPHHCEIYRSQKWSYRDLPKRFAEFGTVYRYEKSGELHGLTRVRGFTQDDAHIFCTYDQLLEEFKKVINLFFYVFRRLGFLEYTVRVSLRDPKKINNYIGSEKNWKQAEEAILIAVKEEKIESTIHYGEAAFYGPKLDFLIKDSLGRNWQLGTIQVDYNLPERFDLYYRGKNNEKERPVMIHRAPFGSLERIIAILIEHTKGNLPLWMVPNQAVILPISDKYIVYAKKILNLMLNYNIRVFIDKRNEKIDKKIRDSEENKIPYMIILGEKEVITKTISLRKHGLGHIGILSISNGIDTIFKEIH; this is encoded by the coding sequence ATGGATCACATAAAAATAGGAAAAAAACTGAAATTTTTTATTTTTTCTGATAGAGTTGGATCAGGATTACCATTATGGTTGCCTAGAGGAACAATTTTAAGAAAAAATTTAGAAAATTTTTTAACCGATATTCAAAAAAAATCCGGATATGAGATGATTATTACTCCACATATTGGACATAAAAAATTATATGTTATAAGTGGACATTGGAATAAATATGGAAAAGATAGTTTTAAACCTATTCAAACTCCTCATTCAGAAGAAGAATTTCTTTTAAAACCGATGAATTGTCCTCATCATTGTGAAATTTATCGTTCACAGAAATGGTCCTATCGGGATCTTCCTAAACGTTTTGCAGAATTTGGGACCGTATATCGTTATGAGAAAAGTGGTGAACTTCATGGACTTACAAGGGTAAGAGGATTTACTCAAGATGATGCACATATTTTTTGTACTTATGATCAGCTATTGGAAGAATTTAAAAAAGTAATAAATTTATTTTTTTATGTATTTCGTCGTTTAGGTTTTTTAGAATATACAGTTAGAGTATCACTTAGAGATCCAAAAAAAATAAATAATTATATTGGATCTGAAAAAAATTGGAAACAAGCTGAAGAAGCTATACTTATAGCGGTAAAAGAAGAAAAAATAGAATCTACTATTCATTATGGAGAAGCTGCTTTTTATGGTCCTAAACTGGATTTTCTTATTAAAGATTCTTTGGGAAGAAATTGGCAATTAGGAACTATTCAAGTAGATTATAATTTACCTGAAAGGTTTGATTTATATTATAGAGGTAAAAATAATGAAAAAGAACGTCCAGTAATGATACACAGAGCTCCATTTGGTTCTTTAGAACGTATTATAGCAATTCTTATAGAACATACAAAGGGAAACCTTCCATTATGGATGGTTCCTAATCAAGCGGTAATACTTCCTATAAGTGATAAATATATAGTTTATGCAAAAAAAATTTTAAATTTGATGTTAAATTATAATATTCGTGTTTTTATTGATAAAAGAAACGAGAAAATTGATAAAAAAATCAGAGATTCGGAAGAAAATAAAATTCCTTATATGATTATTTTAGGGGAAAAAGAAGTAATAACTAAAACTATTTCATTACGAAAACATGGTTTAGGTCATATAGGTATATTATCCATTTCCAACGGAATAGACACTATTTTTAAAGAAATTCATTAA
- a CDS encoding 2,3,4,5-tetrahydropyridine-2,6-dicarboxylate N-succinyltransferase, translated as MKVNQLKLEIENYWDKKKEVWSTNNSIKKLVIHVIDYVEQGSIRVSEFINGKWRVNEWIKKAIIMYFSIKKMKTIEFGPFEFYDKIPIKNKFKKKGIRVVPHAIVRYGSYISPGVILMPSYVNIGSYIGKGTMIDTWATIGSCAQIGKRVHISGGVGIGGVLEPIQDNPVIIEDNVFIGSRCILVEGVLIEKESVLGANVVITSSTKIFDVTNKKPIEMKGVVPKYSVVIPGSYPKKFPSGIYHIPCAMIIGKRKESTNKKTSLNEALRTHHLVL; from the coding sequence ATGAAAGTAAATCAACTAAAATTAGAAATAGAAAATTACTGGGATAAAAAAAAAGAAGTATGGTCTACAAATAATAGTATCAAAAAACTAGTGATCCATGTTATTGATTATGTAGAACAAGGATCAATAAGAGTTTCGGAGTTTATAAATGGAAAATGGAGAGTCAATGAATGGATAAAAAAAGCTATAATTATGTATTTTTCTATAAAAAAAATGAAGACTATAGAATTTGGTCCATTCGAATTTTATGATAAAATACCAATAAAAAATAAATTTAAAAAGAAAGGAATTCGCGTAGTTCCTCATGCTATAGTACGTTATGGTTCTTATATTTCTCCTGGAGTGATCCTAATGCCTTCTTATGTAAATATAGGATCTTATATAGGAAAGGGAACCATGATAGATACATGGGCAACTATAGGAAGCTGTGCTCAAATTGGAAAAAGAGTCCATATAAGTGGAGGAGTTGGAATAGGAGGAGTTTTAGAACCAATACAAGATAATCCTGTAATTATTGAAGATAATGTTTTTATCGGATCTAGGTGTATTTTAGTAGAAGGAGTCCTTATAGAAAAAGAATCCGTATTAGGAGCAAATGTTGTTATAACTTCCTCTACTAAAATTTTTGATGTAACAAATAAAAAACCTATAGAAATGAAAGGTGTAGTTCCTAAATATTCTGTAGTAATCCCTGGATCCTACCCAAAAAAATTTCCTTCAGGAATATATCATATTCCATGTGCAATGATTATAGGAAAAAGAAAAGAAAGCACTAATAAAAAAACATCTTTAAATGAAGCTTTGAGAACGCATCATCTTGTTTTGTAA
- a CDS encoding DHH family phosphoesterase: MFFDSINGKEKKKIVLLPHNNPDGDALGSSLALLFYLRKLKHDVDLISPTEYSESFRWLPGSKDIIIFSKKTQSLIKKKIIDSDYIFFIDFNNLSRIEILKKLLSFSKAKKILIDHHPYPFYFDFMFSDQTVAATSILVFRLISKMNNLDKIDKKIATCLYVGLMTDTGNFRFPSVTSETHFIAGKLIENGINVENIYNHLHEKYNENRLKILSKALGKLKVIEKYRTAYTSINAYDIDLYPYKKGDTEGIISYGLGIKNIVFSVFFFEEKEQYPIKISFRSRGNFDVNMFSRKYFGGGGHKNAAGGILEKSLSETIEYFLKIIPNYHKHLIFSI; encoded by the coding sequence ATGTTTTTTGATAGCATTAACGGAAAAGAAAAAAAAAAAATTGTATTATTACCACATAATAATCCCGATGGAGATGCTTTAGGTTCTTCTTTAGCTCTATTATTTTATTTAAGAAAACTTAAACATGATGTAGATTTAATATCTCCTACAGAATATTCCGAATCTTTTAGATGGCTTCCTGGAAGTAAGGATATTATTATTTTTTCTAAAAAAACTCAATCTTTGATAAAAAAGAAAATTATAGATTCCGATTATATTTTTTTTATAGATTTTAATAATTTATCAAGAATAGAAATTTTGAAAAAATTACTTTCATTTTCTAAAGCAAAAAAAATATTAATAGATCATCATCCTTATCCTTTTTATTTTGATTTTATGTTTTCAGATCAAACGGTAGCAGCTACTAGTATTTTAGTATTTAGATTGATATCTAAAATGAATAATTTAGATAAAATAGATAAAAAAATAGCTACATGTTTATACGTAGGGTTAATGACAGATACTGGAAATTTTCGTTTTCCTTCCGTCACATCGGAAACCCATTTTATTGCTGGTAAATTGATAGAAAATGGAATAAACGTAGAAAATATATATAATCATTTACACGAAAAATATAACGAAAATAGGTTGAAAATTTTGTCTAAAGCTTTGGGTAAATTGAAAGTAATCGAAAAATATCGTACAGCTTATACCAGTATTAATGCTTATGATATAGATTTATATCCTTATAAAAAAGGGGATACCGAAGGTATTATTTCCTATGGATTAGGAATAAAAAATATTGTTTTTTCAGTATTTTTTTTTGAAGAAAAAGAACAATATCCAATTAAAATTTCTTTTCGTTCAAGAGGAAATTTTGATGTAAATATGTTTTCTAGAAAATATTTTGGAGGAGGGGGACATAAAAATGCAGCTGGGGGGATATTAGAAAAAAGTTTATCCGAAACGATTGAATACTTTTTAAAAATTATTCCTAATTATCATAAACATCTTATTTTTTCCATTTAA
- the rpmI gene encoding 50S ribosomal protein L35, with translation MPKLKTKSGSKKRFKKTANGYIKKKHAFKNHLLTKKSKKRKRKLSTFSLLKKSDKKNIKKQF, from the coding sequence ATGCCAAAATTAAAAACAAAATCAGGATCTAAAAAAAGATTTAAAAAAACCGCTAATGGATATATAAAAAAAAAACATGCATTTAAAAATCATCTTTTAACGAAAAAATCAAAAAAAAGAAAACGGAAACTTTCTACATTTTCTCTATTGAAGAAGTCTGATAAAAAGAATATAAAAAAACAATTCTAA
- a CDS encoding thioredoxin family protein produces the protein MVITYSSNEIKKIKIKNFKLLESLSGEKKSIQDFFSDIATVIMFICNHCPYVKHINPELVRLTNDYLPKGISFLAINSNDIEKYPEDSPENMKKISHKLGYIFPYFFDEKQEVAKYYGAQCTPEFFIFNGIGDLYYHGQLDDSRPKNGIQVTGYDVRKILNSILEDDGVKKIYPIKKPSYGCNIKWKK, from the coding sequence ATGGTAATAACCTATTCTTCCAATGAAATTAAAAAAATAAAAATCAAAAATTTTAAATTATTAGAATCCTTATCAGGGGAAAAAAAATCTATTCAAGATTTTTTTTCTGATATAGCAACTGTGATTATGTTTATTTGCAATCACTGTCCGTATGTTAAACATATAAATCCAGAATTAGTACGTTTAACTAATGATTATCTTCCTAAAGGAATTTCATTTTTAGCTATCAATTCAAATGATATCGAAAAATATCCAGAAGATTCTCCTGAAAATATGAAAAAAATATCTCATAAATTAGGTTATATATTTCCTTATTTTTTTGATGAAAAACAAGAAGTAGCTAAATATTATGGAGCTCAATGTACCCCTGAATTTTTTATATTTAATGGTATAGGAGATTTATATTATCATGGACAATTAGATGATTCTAGACCAAAAAATGGAATTCAAGTTACAGGATACGATGTGAGAAAAATATTAAACTCTATTTTAGAGGATGATGGTGTAAAAAAAATATATCCAATAAAAAAACCAAGTTACGGATGTAATATTAAATGGAAAAAATAA
- the def gene encoding peptide deformylase produces the protein MILPIILYGNPILRKKCIDIDINIYYKDNRINQLIKDMFETLHKVNGIGLAAPQIGKNIRLFIVKTPYLSKKVNDNYQEVFINAKILKIYGEECEFNEGCLSFPGIMEYVKRKSHILIEYYDNNWNKKQKTLKGICSRVIQHEYDHIEGKLFIDYFSSMKKKLIKKKLIIFLKSKKLFIR, from the coding sequence ATGATCTTACCTATAATACTTTATGGAAATCCTATTTTGAGAAAAAAATGTATAGATATAGATATAAATATCTATTACAAAGATAATCGAATTAATCAATTGATCAAAGATATGTTTGAAACTTTACATAAAGTAAATGGAATAGGATTAGCAGCACCTCAAATTGGTAAAAATATACGATTGTTTATAGTAAAAACGCCTTATCTATCAAAAAAGGTAAATGATAATTATCAAGAAGTTTTTATTAACGCTAAAATATTGAAAATATATGGAGAAGAATGTGAATTCAATGAAGGGTGTCTAAGCTTTCCTGGAATCATGGAATATGTCAAAAGAAAATCTCATATATTAATAGAATATTACGATAATAACTGGAATAAAAAACAAAAAACTTTAAAAGGAATTTGTTCAAGAGTGATCCAACATGAATATGATCATATTGAAGGTAAACTTTTTATAGATTATTTTTCTTCCATGAAAAAAAAATTAATAAAAAAAAAATTAATAATTTTTTTGAAAAGTAAAAAATTATTTATAAGGTAA
- a CDS encoding MIP/aquaporin family protein, with product MTKIYAEIIGTMILVFLGNGVVANVLLSKTKGNGGGWLTITVGWALAVFIGILVSYPYSGGHLNPSVTIGFAITGKLNWNLVPFYIFAQFIGAMLGALLVWIFYKDHFLETKKEQDKLSVFSTGPTIKNFFSNFLSEVLATFIFMLVNCYLTKKYPIVGLGILGAFLSSLVVLGIGLSLGGTTGCAINPARDLGPRIIYSIIPIPGKGKSNWDYAFIPVLGPIVGSSGAAVLYLLLFS from the coding sequence ATGACAAAAATATATGCCGAGATTATAGGAACTATGATTTTAGTATTTTTAGGAAATGGAGTAGTAGCTAACGTACTTTTGTCAAAAACAAAAGGTAATGGTGGAGGATGGTTAACTATTACTGTAGGATGGGCTTTGGCCGTTTTTATAGGTATTTTAGTTTCTTATCCTTATAGTGGAGGGCATTTAAATCCATCTGTAACAATAGGGTTTGCCATAACTGGTAAGTTAAATTGGAATCTTGTTCCTTTTTATATTTTTGCTCAATTTATTGGAGCAATGTTAGGGGCTTTATTAGTATGGATTTTCTATAAAGATCATTTTTTAGAAACTAAGAAAGAACAAGATAAATTATCTGTTTTCAGTACAGGCCCTACTATAAAAAATTTTTTTTCTAACTTTTTGAGCGAAGTATTGGCTACATTTATTTTTATGTTGGTGAATTGTTACCTTACAAAAAAATATCCTATTGTAGGATTAGGTATTTTAGGGGCTTTTTTATCCTCTTTAGTTGTGTTGGGAATTGGATTATCTTTAGGTGGAACTACTGGTTGTGCAATTAATCCTGCTCGTGATTTAGGTCCAAGGATTATATATTCTATAATTCCAATTCCTGGAAAAGGGAAAAGTAACTGGGATTACGCTTTTATTCCTGTTTTAGGCCCTATTGTAGGTAGTTCAGGAGCTGCTGTATTATATTTATTGTTATTCTCATAA
- the infC gene encoding translation initiation factor IF-3, translating into MKKKEEHRINAHINSNKVRLVGDSIKTGIFSIQDAIQLSIDKGLDLVEINPKVDPPVCKILDYKKFLYEQKKKKKQFKAKQIKVNTKEIRFGPQIGDHDGKVKIKSAEKFLMRGDKVKVFVFFKGRSIVYKDQGKIKLLKFAEEIEEYGKVEQMPVMEGKRMYMILAPKKI; encoded by the coding sequence ATCAAAAAAAAGGAGGAACATCGTATTAATGCTCATATAAATTCTAATAAAGTTCGTTTAGTTGGTGATTCTATCAAAACTGGAATTTTTTCCATTCAAGATGCTATTCAATTATCTATAGATAAAGGATTAGATTTAGTGGAGATCAATCCGAAAGTAGATCCTCCAGTATGTAAAATATTGGATTATAAAAAATTTCTATATGAACAAAAGAAAAAAAAGAAGCAATTTAAAGCAAAACAAATTAAGGTAAATACTAAAGAAATCCGATTTGGACCACAAATAGGAGATCATGATGGAAAAGTTAAAATAAAGAGTGCTGAAAAATTTTTAATGAGAGGGGATAAAGTAAAAGTTTTTGTTTTTTTCAAAGGTCGTTCTATAGTATATAAAGACCAAGGAAAAATAAAATTGTTAAAATTTGCAGAAGAAATTGAAGAATATGGAAAAGTAGAACAAATGCCAGTTATGGAAGGAAAAAGAATGTACATGATATTAGCCCCAAAAAAAATTTAG
- the rplT gene encoding 50S ribosomal protein L20 has protein sequence MPRSTNSVYSRRKRKKILKLAKGFYGARSKVYTIAKNAVEKSFSYAFSGRKKKKKYFKSLWIQRINAGSRRYGISYSKFMKKLSDKSIKINRKFLSDFSMNHPDVFKKIVDYITL, from the coding sequence ATGCCAAGATCTACAAATTCTGTTTACTCAAGAAGAAAAAGAAAAAAAATACTTAAATTAGCAAAAGGTTTTTATGGAGCTAGAAGTAAGGTTTATACAATTGCTAAAAATGCTGTAGAAAAATCTTTTAGTTATGCTTTTTCAGGAAGGAAAAAAAAGAAAAAATATTTTAAATCTCTTTGGATTCAACGTATTAATGCTGGATCACGTAGATATGGAATTTCCTACTCAAAGTTTATGAAAAAATTATCTGATAAAAGTATTAAAATTAATAGAAAATTTCTTTCAGATTTTTCTATGAATCATCCAGATGTTTTCAAGAAAATAGTGGATTATATTACCTTATAA
- a CDS encoding CCA tRNA nucleotidyltransferase: protein MNLVSAIHRDIFRIISNSAKKIQQDCYVVGGYVRDFLLGKNLSQDLDILTIGEGIKLAKEVSKQINPSPRINIFKRFGTAMLEFDNQKIEFVSSRKESYHFYSRNPIIDFGTLQDDQNRRDFTINALAISLNKNNYGKLIDPFGGVLDLKKKILRNPLNSDITYSDDPLRMMRAIRFATQLQFIIDKSSFQSIQKNKNRISIVSIERITEEFNKILLSKRPSIGLFLLSKSGLLSIILPELVLLQGIEEKNGYKHKDNFYHTLQVVDNISKEENNSLWLRWAALLHDIGKPNTKKFLPKIGWSFHAHEFVGSKMSSNIFQRLKLPKGKYIKYVKKIIQNSYRPVSLIEHNSSDSAIRRLLFDMGEYMEDLIKLCIADITTKNIEKKNNYKKNFFLLMERMKKLEEKDRLQKWKPPISGNDIMNAFHINPCKEIGIIKNFIKESILEGKISNEFHSAYFLMLKKGKELGLKKIIKN from the coding sequence ATGAATTTAGTTTCTGCTATTCATAGGGATATATTTCGTATTATTAGTAATTCTGCTAAAAAAATACAACAAGATTGTTATGTAGTAGGAGGTTATGTTCGGGATTTTTTACTTGGTAAAAATCTTTCCCAAGATTTAGATATTTTAACAATAGGAGAAGGGATTAAATTAGCTAAAGAAGTTTCTAAACAGATCAACCCCTCTCCTAGAATAAATATATTTAAACGTTTTGGAACTGCTATGTTAGAATTTGATAATCAAAAAATAGAATTTGTTAGTTCTAGAAAAGAATCGTATCATTTCTACAGTAGAAATCCTATCATTGATTTTGGAACATTGCAAGATGATCAAAATAGAAGAGATTTTACAATTAATGCTTTAGCTATTAGTTTAAATAAAAATAATTATGGAAAATTGATTGATCCATTTGGAGGGGTATTAGATTTGAAAAAAAAAATTTTAAGGAATCCATTAAATTCAGATATTACTTATTCTGATGATCCATTACGAATGATGAGAGCTATAAGATTTGCAACTCAACTTCAATTTATCATAGATAAATCTTCATTTCAATCTATTCAGAAAAATAAAAATAGAATCAGTATTGTTTCTATAGAAAGAATTACAGAAGAATTTAATAAAATACTTCTATCTAAAAGGCCTTCTATAGGATTATTTTTATTATCTAAATCTGGATTATTATCAATAATATTACCGGAATTAGTTTTATTACAAGGAATAGAAGAAAAAAATGGATATAAGCACAAAGATAATTTTTATCATACTTTACAAGTAGTGGATAATATTAGTAAAGAAGAAAATAATTCTCTATGGTTAAGATGGGCAGCTTTGCTACACGACATAGGAAAACCTAATACGAAAAAATTTTTACCAAAAATTGGTTGGTCTTTTCATGCACATGAGTTTGTAGGATCTAAAATGAGTTCAAATATATTTCAACGTTTAAAGCTTCCAAAAGGAAAATATATAAAATACGTAAAAAAAATAATCCAGAATAGCTATAGACCGGTTTCTTTAATCGAACATAATTCTAGTGATTCAGCTATACGTAGATTATTATTTGATATGGGAGAATATATGGAAGATTTAATAAAACTATGTATAGCGGATATTACGACAAAAAATATAGAAAAAAAAAATAACTATAAAAAAAATTTTTTTCTTTTAATGGAAAGAATGAAAAAATTGGAAGAGAAAGATCGTCTCCAAAAATGGAAACCTCCTATATCCGGAAACGATATTATGAATGCTTTTCATATTAATCCATGTAAAGAAATAGGAATAATAAAAAATTTTATTAAGGAGTCTATTTTAGAAGGAAAAATATCTAATGAATTTCATTCTGCCTATTTTCTTATGTTAAAAAAAGGAAAAGAATTAGGATTGAAAAAAATAATTAAAAATTAA
- the ruvX gene encoding Holliday junction resolvase RuvX, which yields MKKILGIDYGKIITGLSISDTSQVFSFGLKSILTKKLMNFLDIFIVNEQIEKIVIGLPKTLKNKNSLIEKSIQKFIFKFHRKHPKILIDRLDERFTSKIAFYTMIELGIKKKKRRKKNILNQISATLILQSYLAKKKKKN from the coding sequence ATGAAAAAAATATTGGGGATAGATTACGGAAAAATTATAACTGGGTTGTCTATATCAGATACTTCACAAGTATTTTCTTTTGGATTAAAATCCATTCTAACTAAGAAATTAATGAATTTTTTAGATATTTTTATAGTTAACGAACAGATCGAAAAAATTGTTATAGGGTTACCTAAAACATTAAAAAATAAAAATTCTTTAATAGAAAAATCTATTCAAAAATTTATTTTTAAATTTCATAGAAAACACCCTAAAATATTAATAGATAGATTGGATGAACGTTTTACATCTAAAATTGCTTTTTATACTATGATCGAATTAGGTATAAAAAAAAAAAAAAGAAGAAAAAAAAATATTTTAAATCAAATTAGTGCTACCCTCATTTTACAATCTTATCTTGCAAAAAAAAAGAAAAAAAATTAA
- a CDS encoding L-threonylcarbamoyladenylate synthase, whose protein sequence is MYFYEEIEKSVKILKRGKCLLYPTDTVWGLGCDAFNLNSVEKIYKIKNRNISKSMIILVENINRLYELIEYIPNLVKKIIKDNYIKKEKPITIVYQKPRKIVSNLLINSIDNTLAIRLTNDPFCSHLIKTLDRPIISTSANLSGFPTPQSFSEISYSILSKIDYSVNFRRSEKSRYNSSSILKISSNKIKILRM, encoded by the coding sequence ATGTATTTTTATGAAGAAATAGAAAAAAGTGTAAAAATTTTGAAAAGAGGAAAATGTTTATTATACCCTACAGATACTGTATGGGGATTGGGATGTGATGCTTTTAATTTAAATTCTGTAGAAAAAATATATAAAATAAAAAATAGAAATATTTCTAAATCTATGATTATTTTAGTAGAAAATATAAATCGTTTATACGAATTAATAGAGTATATTCCTAACTTAGTTAAGAAAATTATTAAGGATAATTATATAAAAAAAGAGAAACCTATTACTATAGTATATCAAAAACCTCGTAAAATAGTTTCTAATTTATTGATAAATAGTATAGATAACACTTTAGCTATCAGATTAACCAACGATCCTTTTTGTTCTCATTTAATTAAAACATTAGATAGACCTATTATATCTACTTCTGCAAATTTATCAGGATTTCCAACTCCTCAATCCTTTTCTGAAATTAGTTATTCTATATTAAGTAAAATAGATTATTCTGTTAATTTTCGTAGAAGTGAAAAATCTCGCTATAATAGTTCTTCTATACTAAAAATTAGTTCAAATAAAATTAAAATATTACGTATGTAA
- the glpK gene encoding glycerol kinase GlpK has protein sequence MFMKKYVLSLDQGTTSSRAIIFDQIGNIISVAQREFTQIYPYPGWVEHNAEEIWSTQASVALEAILKANLEGGNIISIGITNQRETTVVWDKKTGEPIFNAIVWQDRRTSNYCDKIKYDGLTEMIRKKTGLVIDPYFSATKIKWILENIPGAKKKADSGYLAFGTIDSWLIWNLTGKKIHVTDVTNASRTMLFNIHTLSWDQDLINLFDIPKTMLPEVKSSSEIFGYTTGHILSNKIPISGIAGDQQSALFGQMCTKIGMVKNTYGTGCFMLMNVGENPVFSQNNLITTIAWKIKDKVQYALEGSVFIAGAVVQWLRDGLGLLLSSSEAEILASSVENTEGMYMVPAFSGLGAPYWDQRARGTIVGITRGTSSAHFVRAALESIAFQNMDVLKAMEADSGISIKEIRVDGGATVNKLLMQFQSDILNVKVVKSKISELTAAGAAYLAGLAVNYWNSLEEIQDNWKMEQVFEPKGMSSRLERIQGWKKAIKTTRTWSSK, from the coding sequence ATGTTTATGAAAAAATATGTGCTATCGTTAGATCAAGGAACTACTAGTTCTAGAGCTATTATTTTTGATCAAATTGGAAATATTATTTCCGTAGCTCAAAGAGAGTTTACACAAATTTATCCTTATCCTGGATGGGTAGAACATAATGCAGAAGAAATATGGTCTACACAAGCTTCAGTTGCTTTAGAAGCTATTTTAAAAGCAAATTTAGAAGGGGGAAATATTATTTCGATAGGAATCACTAATCAAAGAGAAACTACTGTAGTATGGGATAAAAAAACGGGAGAACCAATTTTTAATGCTATAGTTTGGCAAGATAGACGAACATCTAATTATTGTGATAAAATCAAGTATGATGGACTAACTGAAATGATTAGAAAAAAAACTGGTCTTGTTATAGATCCATATTTTTCTGCTACTAAAATAAAATGGATATTAGAAAATATTCCAGGAGCTAAGAAAAAAGCTGATTCTGGATATTTAGCTTTTGGTACTATAGATTCATGGTTAATATGGAATTTAACCGGAAAAAAAATTCACGTCACGGATGTCACTAATGCCTCTCGTACTATGCTTTTCAACATTCATACTCTTAGTTGGGATCAAGATTTAATAAATTTATTTGATATTCCAAAAACAATGCTACCAGAAGTCAAATCATCTAGTGAAATTTTTGGTTACACAACAGGTCATATCCTTTCTAATAAGATTCCTATATCTGGAATTGCTGGAGATCAACAGTCCGCACTTTTTGGTCAAATGTGTACAAAAATTGGAATGGTAAAAAATACTTATGGAACTGGTTGTTTTATGTTAATGAATGTAGGAGAAAATCCAGTTTTTTCTCAAAATAATTTAATAACTACTATTGCTTGGAAAATTAAAGATAAAGTTCAATATGCTTTAGAAGGTAGTGTTTTTATTGCAGGTGCCGTTGTACAATGGCTTAGGGATGGATTAGGGTTACTTTTATCTTCAAGTGAAGCCGAAATACTTGCATCTTCAGTAGAAAATACAGAAGGTATGTATATGGTTCCAGCTTTTTCTGGGTTAGGGGCTCCTTATTGGGATCAAAGAGCTAGAGGGACTATTGTTGGAATTACTAGGGGGACCTCTTCTGCTCATTTTGTTCGTGCTGCTTTGGAAAGTATTGCTTTTCAAAATATGGATGTACTAAAAGCAATGGAAGCAGATTCCGGTATTTCTATTAAAGAAATTCGTGTAGATGGAGGTGCTACAGTAAATAAATTATTAATGCAATTTCAATCTGATATTTTAAATGTAAAAGTTGTTAAATCTAAAATTTCTGAACTTACAGCAGCAGGAGCAGCTTATTTAGCTGGATTAGCTGTAAATTATTGGAATAGTCTTGAAGAAATTCAAGATAACTGGAAAATGGAACAGGTTTTTGAACCAAAAGGGATGTCAAGTCGTTTGGAAAGAATTCAAGGGTGGAAAAAAGCGATCAAAACCACCCGTACTTGGTCTAGTAAGTAA